A portion of the Musa acuminata AAA Group cultivar baxijiao chromosome BXJ1-1, Cavendish_Baxijiao_AAA, whole genome shotgun sequence genome contains these proteins:
- the LOC135615051 gene encoding delta(8)-fatty-acid desaturase 2-like, with product MGEDDEKQSEKRYISSEELRLHNTPSDLWISIQGKVYDATHWVKDHPGGELPLFNLAGQDVTDAFVAYHPGTAWSLLDRLPLVGYLSDYRVSDVSKDYRRLITDISKKGLFDKKGHITFIVLCHMCLMFAAVVYGVVCSPSVWVHLGCAVVLGFLWMQSGFLGHDSGHYRILSGPLVNRIMQVVTGNCLAGISIEWWKRNHNAHHIACNSLEFDPDVQHIPVLAVSSELFRGLTSYFYERKMSFDGVARLLVSYQHWTFYPVMCVARLNLFAQSVLLLLSNKRVQGRSMELVGLGVFWVWFPLLVSYLPSWGERVMFVVASFAVTGIQHVQFCLNHFSSSVYVGPPRGNDWFEKQTMGTLDITCEPWMDWFHGGLQFQVEHHLFPRLPRCQLRRIAPLVRELCKKHGLPYDNFSFWEANVRTIRTLRTAALQARDLANPVPKNLVWEAVNTHG from the coding sequence ATGGGTGAAGATGATGAGAAGCAGTCAGAGAAGAGGTACATTTCCTCGGAGGAGCTCCGGTTGCACAACACGCCTTCGGACCTGTGGATCTCGATCCAAGGCAAGGTCTACGACGCTACCCACTGGGTGAAGGACCACCCGGGCGGCGAGCTCCCTCTGTTCAACCTCGCCGGTCAAGACGTCACCGATGCCTTCGTCGCTTACCACCCGGGCACCGCTTGGTCCCTCCTCGATCGCCTTCCCCTGGTCGGCTACCTCTCCGACTACCGAGTCTCCgacgtgtccaaggactaccgaCGCCTGATCACCGATATCTCCAAGAAGGGCCTCTTCGACAAGAAGGGTCACATAACCTTCATCGTCCTTTGCCATATGTGCCTCATGTTCGCCGCCGTCGTGTACGGCGTCGTCTGCTCTCCCAGCGTGTGGGTCCATCTCGGCTGCGCGGTCGTGCTGGGGTTCCTGTGGATGCAGTCGGGGTTCCTCGGACACGACTCCGGCCACTACCGTATCTTGAGCGGCCCTCTGGTGAATCGCATCATGCAAGTGGTCACCGGGAACTGCCTCGCCGGAATTAGCATCGAATGGTGGAAGCGGAACCACAACGCTCACCACATCGCGTGCAACAGCCTCGAGTTCGACCCCGACGTGCAGCACATCCCCGTCCTCGCCGTCTCCTCCGAGTTATTCCGCGGCCTCACCTCCTACTTCTACGAGCGGAAGATGAGCTTCGACGGGGTGGCGAGGTTGCTGGTGAGCTACCAGCACTGGACGTTCTACCCGGTGATGTGCGTGGCGAGGTTGAACCTCTTCGCGCAGTCGGTGCTGTTGCTGCTGTCGAACAAGAGGGTGCAGGGGAGGAGCATGGAGTTGGTGGGGTTGGGGGTGTTCTGGGTCTGGTTCCCGCTGCTCGTCTCCTACCTGCCGAGCTGGGGCGAGAGGGTGATGTTCGTGGTGGCCAGCTTCGCGGTGACTGGGATCCAGCACGTCCAGTTCTGCTTGAACCACTTCTCCTCCAGCGTCTACGTCGGGCCGCCGCGGGGGAACGACTGGTTCGAGAAGCAGACGATGGGGACGCTGGACATCACCTGCGAGCCCTGGATGGATTGGTTCCACGGGGGGCTGCAGTTCCAGGTGGAGCACCACCTGTTCCCGCGGCTGCCGCGGTGCCAGCTACGGCGGATCGCGCCCCTGGTGCGGGAGCTCTGCAAGAAGCACGGCCTTCCGTACGACAACTTCTCCTTCTGGGAGGCCAACGTGAGGACCATCAGGACGCTGAGGACGGCGGCTTTGCAGGCGAGGGACTTGGCCAATCCGGTCCCCAAGAACTTGGTGTGGGAGGCGGTGAACACCCACGGATGA